ACTCAGCGACCAACATGTGATTAAGATTAATTTCTGGCTGGGTTTAGAAAGCACCTACAAGTCATTTAAAGACCTTCGGACTCCTGCCTAGCGCAGGAGGGGGGGAATACAGTTTAAATTGTcttggcagatggcagacagaaaACGCAGCACTTTGAAGCCCTTTACAGGTTTTAAGGCGGATCAGGCTATTGTGTGAGTGTTAACTACCAGTtgcaaaacaaaaacaactaGGTAGCGTTAAAATAATTTGCAGCGTGTAGGGAAAAACATTCTCACCACGATGCAACCTATATCAATTTAGCAACTATGTTTactgtaaaaaaatgtaaactgTTCTAGCATATTATCCATAATATGTGAGTTCAATAAGCCATGTGTTTAAACATATACGTTATTCAAGTCAAACGCATTTCCAGTCATTTCAATAATAACTATCTACGTTACTTTAAGCACAGTGCGCCTACATTTGGGATTCCAGAATTCAAGGACAATTTTTGTGTAATCACATTTTGACAAGTGTTATTTAGCTGACGCTAGTTTGAATTCCTATGgtaaactagctagccattttcaATATTATAAGTAAAAACATGCGTAAGCAAATTAGTATAATCTAAAGTCATTAttttacatgttattcaatagAACAGACAACCAGTTCGTTCTTTTATTCGCAAACATCTAACTTTTTAGCATGTTGCTCGTCGCCAGCACTCCCATTTTCGCCCGCGCTTATGAAAATGTAGGATTTTTAAAAAAGTAGCCGGTGGACGCCAAACTTACCTGCGATAAGACTAATCAATACACAGCAGAGGTGGGGTATCGTGAAATCCATTCCTTTCGGTCTATTCCAATAATTTTCTTTcaaaacacaggtgaaaaatAAACTTATGCGGTGCTTCCGACTGTCAGAGCACTCTCCCGAAGCATCAAAACTCTCCGATCCCTCTACGCCTCAGCAGGTGCATTATAGGAGAGCTGGAGTCTAGACACGTGATTTCCGGAGGGTACCAAAGTCGTGTTTTCGAAGACACTCACGCCCCCTGTCGTATTACATGCGTTCACAACACTGAATGGACACAGCTTCCTAATCAATGGTTATAGAAATAGTACATTTACTGTTCAACTTTGAAACACAGAACAAGACAAGCTAAAGCTATAAAATATAGTTGTGAAAAGCTTTACAATGTAGGTCTATAATGACAGTGCACACATTTGATCAGAACATCTGAATTCAACAGGTAATACAAATATGTACATTAATATTTTTGTCTGCCATAGACAATCATATTGTATTTGCATATAATATGGTGTTTACTGTAAGCCTATGGGATGAAGGCAACAAGCATTCAAATTACACTGCAGTAAAATATATCAAAACAGCAACAGAGTATGATTTGAAAATTTGTTTAATGTCTCATAATTTAAGGTTGGCACAATTCATGAGTAAACTGTATAAATAAAAAATTCTCATTAGAACATAACTGATGGACAGTACAGTAGGTAACAGACAATTATCCATcaaatataaatacagtacatatatcTTCATAGCTATAAAATACATGAAAATACAAATTCCTTCTCCATTACAACTGTAGATTCCTTTACTCACATGATTACAAATGATCTAAAGTGCAAAGAGTTAATGTTCTTATCAAACAAAAAAAAATTAACAAATTCAAGAGTTTCCAGAGTGACTATTAAACTACTAAAATAGTTTTTTAAAATGTGGTCAGTCATGTTAGTGAATTTTAGTTTGCCCTCTCATTCTCCTCCAACAAGAACTATATTGCTTGCTCTAGTGGTCACCCTTTCACAGCTCAGGGAACCTGGAACAGGCTAACACTAACAGCAACACTTGCTACAGTGGTCCCTAACAGTGAGCCAGGCCTGGAGTGCCACCCCAGTATCCGTGCCACCTTCTGTGGCCAGGTGGGGCCCAGTCGTTGTGTCTGAAGGGCTGGGTAGGTCTACCTTGGGTTCTGAAGTCATAGTGAGGAGGACGTGGACGTCCATTATATCCCTTACCCGGCCACATCTTCTGCTTGGGCACTGGAGGACGCCACAAAGGAGTAGCTGGGTAGATCACCTTTGAACAATAAAACATGGGTCAATTTCAATTATATTTCCCCCATTGTCAGAGCCGACCAAGGAGGTATTCAGACAAGACTGTATGGAACACGACTATGTTCGTTACTGGTTGTACCTGGTATTTATGGCGATTTTGAGGGAAGGTAGGGGGAGGACGGGTTTCTCTGAGGCCACtatcctcgtctgaggaggaacaGGAGTGGTAGTCAGATGTCACCCTCTCGACAGCGCTGGTCACCTTCTTAGTCACATCCTCTTTGTCATCACCAGAGAAACTGGCAACAGTGAAAGCAAGgtttctctctccatatctgcacgagaggaaaagaagccaacaagaCAATTCTTTGTCACTGAATGTATATCGACAATTTAGTGCCTCGACTGGTAACCCAGAGGGATTTAACATGAATGGTGTAGTTAAGAGGTAAACAATGGAACAACAAGGCTTCAAAATGACTCAGGGTTTGTAGACagtggcaagtcaaattcaaggaaTAAGTACTTTTTCCAAGCACTAATATTTATTTCAGGACCATACATTTGTAGTAGTTCCTATTACGCAATTGTTTCTAGTTGTGGAAAAAGTGGttgaaaagtactcaattgtcatactggggtaaaagttaagataccttaatataaaatgactcaagtcaaattgaaagtcacccagtaaaatattacttgtgtTAAAGCCTTAAGTAtacttaaaaccaaatacttaagtatcaaaagtaaatagaattgctaaaatgtacttaagcatcaaaagtaaaagtataatccatttcaaattccttatattaaaacAAACCAGAGggcacaaatatatatatttttaattgacgaatagccaggggcacactccaacactcagacataatttacaaacaaagcatgtgtttcgtgagtccgccagaccagaggcagtagggatgaccagggatgttctcttgataagtgcgtgaattggaccatttctgTCAAaacgggtgtcagggaaaatggagtaaaaattacattatttaggaatgtagtgaagtaaaagttgtcagaaatataaaagtacagatactccccaaaactacttaagtagtactttaaagtatttttacttaagaacTTTACAGATGCCATGTCACATTGTTTAATTGATATCACAATATGTGAATCGTTTTATTTATAAACTGTAGCAGCAATAATTTGAAGCCACAAATTGCTGGAGAACTCAAATCCATAAAAAAATTGAGCTATGGATTAAAGATCAGGACAGTCAATGAGATCAACATGATTGAGTAAGTTTTAAACTATGACAACAATAAAACTACTTTATTGTAGGACAGACCAAAATCGTCTTCAAACTCAATCAAATATGCTTCCCAAAAATAACGTACTCTGTGGTAGAACATTTATTTTGAATgacgattttctgcatttatcagcgtgccatcaggtagcctgacttcagatgtgtccatgtaaacaagaTTATGGAAAGTTAttcttacaaagcatgtaaacgttttaatcaaactattataaAGCTGACTATCTAGCCACAATCACATTATtatgtgcatgtaaacatactcattGAGCAAGTGAGTGCTCACAACAATCCAGTAAGCGAAGCCTTTTTATCTTCTATTGAACTTTGGAAACTGTTGAACATGATTATGCATTCTCAGGACTGAGGTCTCCACCTCTGCAGCTACCCTTTCCATGTATTTTTGCAAGAGTTGTGTCCTTTTCCAGGCATCTCTTGTTCCCTCCCGTTTCGTGGTCCTGCTGTGCATCTAGGTAGTCTTGATATTTCTGCCTTGCTGATTTGCAGAAAGATAATTGGTGGCGTTATGTTGACATTCTTTAGTCCTCCTGCATTCGCTAAAAGAGTCATACACCAGTCTGTGCTGTGGAGGACTGCGCCTTTTTTTTTTGACAACAGTGAGAGCGGAGTTGACTGCCGAGGCCTGTCCATGGGAGAACACAAGGACAATTTGAGTTACTGGCCACAGGTCTCCGTTGTTTTCTATACCCTTCAGACGCTCTAAAAAGAAAAGGTGTCCCGCGCAGTTCTCTGCGGATCATACTCGCTGAACAGACAGTGATGTCTCAACACCTCCTGCTGTATGAAGAACTTCAACTGCCTCTGGGCATCGTCACATCATGCCCCAGAAACACTCTTCAGGTCAACTAAGTGTGAGGAGACGTTTGAATTTGCGCTCACATGCTTCAGGAGTCCTTGTCATCTGTTGTGGCACAAGACAAATAGCCTTTCGTCACAAAACTGGACTTTATTGGGGTTTTGAGCATCAGCCTCAACACCTGGAGGCACTTCTTTGTCACTCAAACGCAAAAATCCTTCGCCCACTCACTTTGCTAGACGCTCGTTTTAGCACCTTACATTTTGCAAACCCAATGTCAACTTTGGAGGGGCCCATGGCCTCATCCTCTGTCACAGTGTATTTCAGAGTCTAAGTGTCACACCTCTTTCTTCAAGACTCTGCTCATGACATTAGTCAATAGGTCTGCCCAGTATGCTGTCAGGAATGGGACTGTCAGTTTGGTAGTTTTGAAGGTACCCTTGAATGTGTTTGGCTACAAATGTGAAAATCTGTTTTGCTTGGAGCAGGGTTCGTACAGACagtggcaagtcaaattcaaggacttaCGTATTTTTTCAAGCACTAATATTTATTTTCAAGGCCCATTAGTTTGTAATAGTTCATATTACTATGAAATTGTTTCTAGTTGTCACCAGCTGGCAGTAGCCTCATGGGAGAAAAACGTAGTATTCATCACTACCTTACAAGTTGTACTCAATAATATGTTGTTTCACTACCATGAGTGGTAAGTCAGTACTGATGATTTTGCCTACTGGTGAACACATTTCTACACAAGTACAGCACAATGACTTTATTGGGCATTTGGGAATCTACTACTTAATAGTTACGAAAAAGCATCCTGCTTCCGACTGGCAGCTTAAGTGTCGCCGGTCGGGTGGGCTACGTGAGGAAAACGGAACGTGAACGGCAGGAGCATGGCTGCCACTTGATAAAGCGGAACATCGTAGGCACCCATGAATGAGGCATTCGGAAAAAAGCTCTAGAGGTTGTTGCAGAGAAAAAGAAAAGTCACATGCATAACTGCCGCCAGCGCAGGATGCAGCGTTGGTCTTTTCCCCTTCATGTGGCTCTTCAGGGCCAACTCACCCATGCTTCCAATGTCAAAGTCTGACTCATTTTTTGCACCTTACACAGTGTGGGTTGCTTGggtccagtgatgtagtggtaaaaaaaagtagataaactacactgaacacaaatataaaacaAGTAGTGtttcatgtgctgaaataaaataagatattttccatatgcacaagacTGGATTGAATCTAAATTTGCCCAGCATATTAGCTATCGATGTAACGTTTGGCTGCGCCTAATCAGTCAGTGCTGTACCTGCCTGGCTGAGTGGCAGTACGGATGGAATACGCGAGCTCGCCTGGTAACCACAGCGTGAAACACACGAGGAAAATAAAACTGTAGTCTGACAGGAAAATAATTTGCAAGACCAACACATTTTATCTAATATATTTCTTAAAACATTTGATCATTGTCTATTCTCCTCTCATTTTAATTCAAGTACcaacagtggcttgcgaaagtattcaccccattggcatttttcctattttgttgccttacaacctggaattaattaaaatatattttttgggggggggggttgtatcatctgatttacacaacatgcctaccactttgaagatacaaaatatttgTTATTGTGAAACAAGAAATTAGACCCCAAAAAAACAATAAATTGAGTGTGCATAAactttcacccccccaaagtcaatacttcgtagagccaccttttgcagcaattacagctgcaagtctcttgggggtaTATCTcaaaagcttggcacatctagccactgggacttttgcccattcttcaaggctaaactgctccagctccttcaatttggatgggttccgctggtgtacagcaaactttaaatcataccacagattctcaattggattgaggtctgtgctttgactaggccattccaagacatttaaatgttcccccttaaaaccactcaagtgttgctttagcagtatgcttagggtcattgtcctgctggaaggtgaacccctGTCCCAGAcacaaatctctggaagacagaaACAGGTTTCTCCcttaagaatttccctgtatttagcgccatccatcattccttcaattctgaccagtttcccagtccctgccgatgaaaaacacattttccttgatggccaaaaagatcACATTTTAGTCACGTCTGACCAGAGTACTGTCTATATATTTGGGGACTCTCCCACATGCCTTCTGGTGAACACCAAACgggtttgcttattttttccccttgaccactcttccgtaaagcccagctctatggagtgtacggcttaaagtggtcctatggacagatactccaatctcagctgtggagctttgcagctccttcaagcTTATCTTTGGTGTtattgttgcctctgattaatgccctccttgcctggtccgtgagttttggtggtcagcccctcttggcaggtttgttgtggtgccatattatttaaaaaatatatataataataatggagctccgtgggatgttcaaagtttcagatttttttataactcaacccttctccacaactttgtccctgacctgtttggagagctccttggtcttcatggtgccgcttgcttggtggtgccccttgcttggtggcgttgcagactctggggcctttcagaacaggtgtatatatatatatatatatacacactgagaTCATGTTACACTTGAAGGGGGgctaacattttttaaattttatttcagtTCAAAATTAGGAGTAttttgtatgtccattacatgaaatccaaataaatatccatttaaattacaggttgtaatgcaagaaaataggaaaaacaccaagggggatgaatacttttgtaagGAACTGTATTCCAGTACTTGAAtttcagagtgccaaattcaagtaCTTTAAGCACCTTGTGCGAACCCTGTACAGCTGTGAATGTAATGCATGTCAGTGTTTTGCAGGATTCGCCGCTTTCGACTGCTTGAACAAATGATATTAAGTTTGGCAAAACCTCTAGTTGCAACCTAGACAACCCAACGATGTCCACAAAACTGAGAAGCCTGTGATTTGTCACAAAATAATCCCGTCTTGCAGGGACATCATTCATCAGTCTATATAAACTATTTAAAATGCCCTTTACGTTACAGTTTATGAAGTCAAATGCATTTCAAAACACTTTGTGGACACTGCAAGGAACATGTTCCAATATCAAACAGCTCTAAGTCTGTGTCGTCTGCAAGGACAGATGTGAATTCTCTGTAAAACTTAAGGTTAACATTTGGTCCATCCATCAAAATGTATAGAGGGTGAGAAATGTGAAGTTTATCTGTCAACTCTGGAGAGACAGTCCTTAGTTGTGCCATGTCCCATGAAGGATGAGTCCAGGTAGTGTGTGGTAACCTTGTTGCTAGTGGGGGTCTAAAAACCTTACGTGGACATCCTTCAGCGGAACTGTTTTCCCCCCAACAATTCATCAAAAAGCAGCACATAGCCATTGTTTTTTGGCAACTTCTCCAGGAGGTGGTGCCGAAAGTAATGTGCAAGACCATGATTGATCACGTAGGCAGttttctcctccctacaggcatATGAATTGGCATTAGCACGGTCAGGAAACATCCAGGGGAAAATTGTGGCGTTGTCCTCTGCACTTTTGCAGGAGTAGTGGGCGACACTTCAATGTCCATAGGATCTCTGCGCATCATGAATCATTGTTTCGGACCCGTGAAGAGAGCTTTGAAAAGAACTCAGGTGGAGGATTCTGAAAGCAATACAATTCTACTTATGTTAGGTTGTATTTGTAAAGGAATATCCCTTTACTTGATATTCatactgagtgcacaaaacattaaggcCACCTGTTTCAatgaaatagaatgactagattCCACGTGAAAGCTATGATgcaacttgttaaatccacttcaaatcagtgtagatgaatgggaaaAGACATactagaaggatttttaagccctgaaacaattgagacatggagtgcatatgtgtgccattcagagggtgaatgggcaagagaaaagatgtacagttgaagtcggaagtttacatacacttaggttggagtcattaaaactcgtttttcaatcactccacatttttcttgttaacaaactatagctttggcaagtcggttaggacatctactttttgcatgacaagtaattttactaacaattgtttacagattatttcactgtatcacaattctagcaggtcagaagtttacatacactaagttgacagtgcctttaaacagcttggaaaattccagaaaattatgtcatggctttgaagcttctgataggctaaatgacatcatttgagtcaattggatgtgtacctgtggatgtatttcaaggccaaccttcaaactcgtatttcaaggcctaccttcaaactcgtatttcaaggcctaccttcaaactgtgtgcctcgttgcttgacatcatgggaaaatcaaaagaaaccagtcaagacctcaaaaaaaataaaaaaaagtcaacctccacaagtctggttcatccttgggagcaatttccaaacgcctgaaggtaccacgttcatctgtacaaacaaaagtatgcaagcataaacaccatgggaggatgcagccgt
The sequence above is a segment of the Salvelinus alpinus chromosome 1, SLU_Salpinus.1, whole genome shotgun sequence genome. Coding sequences within it:
- the btg3 gene encoding protein BTG3 yields the protein MMKEIAAVVFFLKRLIKKVERLDTQKVDLFGERLTVALQEKFRGHWYPDNPSKGQAFRCIRVNRLQREDPELLRACQESGVQYKDLGLPRELTLWVDPGEVCCRYGERNLAFTVASFSGDDKEDVTKKVTSAVERVTSDYHSCSSSDEDSGLRETRPPPTFPQNRHKYQVIYPATPLWRPPVPKQKMWPGKGYNGRPRPPHYDFRTQGRPTQPFRHNDWAPPGHRRWHGYWGGTPGLAHC